The Mesorhizobium loti genome includes a region encoding these proteins:
- a CDS encoding peptidase C14 — protein MGRLAILAWAFLGLLLLSADAQPQRRVALVIGNGTYAEAGTLANPVNDALDIADKLRSIGFEVIEGNDLGKRELERSIGEFSDALEGAGVGLFYYAGHGLQVDGRNYIVPVDARLDVPVKLQLEAVPIDEVLDIMEQQTKVSLVFLDACRNNPFARSLSRTATTRSATALAGLAQFDSTRGSFIAFSTAPGAVAMDGSGRNSPFAAALLRHIAEPGQSINDMMIAVRRDVVSQTREAQRPWEQGSLLERFEFVSDGQSAEPQKPAAAPALPTEVAVLERSVGDDKGSIEKFLRQDYLAPDAKAMSETVKRLYGPSATIFGTRYDADAIAKVKADWFAQWASWSLGLEPGSLEVTPHGEDRAEAVFAMRYDYLPKDKSAARLTGKARVTLGLVKADGGWRIESETSQAMQ, from the coding sequence ATGGGCAGGCTTGCGATCCTCGCATGGGCATTTCTGGGACTTTTGCTGCTGAGCGCGGATGCGCAGCCGCAACGGCGTGTGGCGCTTGTCATCGGCAACGGCACTTACGCGGAAGCCGGCACGCTGGCCAATCCGGTCAACGACGCGCTCGACATCGCCGACAAGCTGCGCTCCATCGGCTTCGAGGTCATCGAAGGCAATGATCTCGGCAAGCGTGAGCTCGAACGCAGCATCGGCGAATTCTCCGACGCACTCGAAGGCGCCGGCGTCGGGCTTTTCTATTATGCTGGCCACGGCCTGCAGGTCGACGGGCGCAACTACATCGTGCCGGTCGACGCCAGGTTGGACGTGCCGGTCAAACTCCAGCTCGAAGCGGTGCCGATCGACGAAGTCCTCGACATCATGGAACAGCAGACCAAGGTCAGCCTGGTGTTTCTCGATGCCTGCCGCAACAATCCGTTTGCCCGCAGCTTGAGCCGCACCGCAACCACGCGCTCGGCGACGGCGCTGGCCGGGCTGGCGCAGTTCGATTCGACGCGCGGCTCGTTCATTGCCTTCTCGACGGCGCCTGGTGCCGTCGCCATGGACGGGAGCGGGCGCAACTCGCCTTTTGCCGCCGCCCTGCTGCGCCACATCGCCGAACCCGGCCAGAGCATCAACGACATGATGATCGCGGTGCGCCGCGACGTGGTTTCGCAAACCCGCGAGGCCCAGCGCCCCTGGGAGCAGGGCTCGCTGCTCGAGCGTTTCGAATTCGTCTCCGACGGGCAATCTGCAGAGCCACAGAAGCCGGCCGCCGCTCCGGCGCTCCCAACCGAAGTTGCCGTGCTCGAGCGCTCGGTGGGCGACGACAAGGGATCGATCGAAAAATTCCTGCGCCAGGACTATCTGGCGCCGGACGCCAAGGCGATGAGCGAGACCGTCAAGCGGCTCTACGGCCCGTCGGCCACCATTTTCGGCACCCGTTACGACGCCGATGCCATCGCCAAGGTCAAGGCCGACTGGTTCGCGCAGTGGGCCTCCTGGTCGCTTGGCCTGGAACCTGGCAGCCTGGAGGTCACTCCACATGGCGAGGACCGCGCCGAGGCCGTCTTTGCGATGCGCTATGACTATCTTCCAAAGGACAAGTCGGCGGCACGCCTGACCGGCAAGGCGCGCGTCACGCTTGGCCTGGTCAAGGCCGACGGCGGCTGGCGCATCGAATCCGAGACATCGCAAGCGATGCAATAG
- the argJ gene encoding bifunctional glutamate N-acetyltransferase/amino-acid acetyltransferase ArgJ, producing MSTTISPLAPKKYPKMPQIEGVRIATAEAGIKYKNRTDLLTMVFDEGTAVAGVFTKSKCPSAPVDFCRQNLGAGKARVLVVNSGNANAFTGKKGRESTALTGEAAAKAAGCKASEVFLASTGVIGEPLDTSKFSHLLAGLVSNGKPELWTEAAKAIMTTDTYPKVATATVKLGDTDVTINGISKGAGMIAPDMATMLSFIATDAPIAAPVLQDLLSRGTAKTFNAVTVDSDTSTSDTLLIFATGKAAKRGAPEITDAKDARLGAFRRALGKVLKSLALQVVRDGEGARKQVEVTVTGAKSARSAKRIALSIANSPLVKTAVAGEDANWGRVVMAVGKAGEPADRDRLSIWFGDNRLAHEGERDPSYSEQATSAYMKRDDIRIRADIGIGRGKATVWTCDLTKEYVAINGDYRS from the coding sequence ATGTCCACGACGATTTCGCCGCTTGCGCCGAAGAAATACCCCAAGATGCCACAAATCGAGGGGGTGCGCATCGCCACCGCCGAGGCGGGGATAAAGTACAAGAACCGCACCGACCTTTTGACCATGGTCTTCGATGAAGGCACCGCGGTCGCCGGCGTGTTCACGAAATCGAAATGCCCCTCGGCGCCGGTCGATTTCTGCCGGCAGAATCTCGGGGCCGGCAAGGCGCGGGTGCTGGTCGTCAATTCCGGCAACGCCAACGCCTTCACCGGCAAGAAAGGCCGCGAGTCGACCGCACTGACCGGCGAGGCGGCGGCGAAGGCCGCCGGCTGCAAGGCGTCTGAGGTTTTCCTGGCCTCGACCGGCGTTATCGGCGAGCCGCTCGACACCAGCAAATTCAGCCATCTGCTCGCAGGGCTGGTCAGCAATGGCAAGCCTGAGCTGTGGACCGAAGCGGCAAAGGCGATCATGACCACGGATACCTATCCGAAAGTGGCGACGGCGACCGTCAAGCTCGGCGACACCGATGTCACCATCAACGGTATCTCCAAGGGCGCCGGCATGATCGCGCCCGACATGGCAACGATGCTGTCCTTCATCGCCACCGACGCGCCGATCGCCGCCCCTGTCCTGCAGGACCTGTTGTCGCGCGGCACGGCCAAGACCTTCAACGCGGTCACCGTCGACAGCGACACCTCGACCAGCGACACGCTGCTGATCTTCGCCACCGGCAAAGCCGCCAAGCGCGGCGCGCCTGAGATAACCGACGCCAAGGATGCTCGTCTCGGCGCATTCCGCAGGGCACTCGGCAAGGTGTTGAAATCGCTGGCGCTGCAAGTGGTGCGCGACGGCGAGGGCGCCCGCAAGCAGGTCGAAGTCACCGTCACCGGCGCCAAATCGGCGCGCTCGGCCAAGCGTATCGCGCTGTCGATCGCCAATTCGCCGCTGGTCAAGACAGCGGTCGCCGGCGAGGATGCCAATTGGGGCCGCGTCGTCATGGCTGTCGGCAAAGCCGGCGAGCCCGCCGATCGCGACCGACTGTCGATCTGGTTCGGCGACAACAGGCTGGCGCATGAAGGCGAGCGCGACCCCTCATATTCCGAGCAGGCGACGTCGGCCTACATGAAGCGCGACGACATCCGCATCCGCGCCGATATCGGCATCGGCCGCGGCAAGGCGACGGTGTGGACCTGCGACCTCACCAAGGAATATGTCGCCATCAATGGCGATTATCGGAGCTGA
- a CDS encoding GNAT family N-acetyltransferase — MLAIVRRYEAAGFRAWPAAAVHYDGTWVVRLTAGHPAKRLNSVNPLDPGDTQHIADRIGRASRRFDAYGRPLTFRMSPLSGPDLASHLDREGWSRFDESLVMRLPLADAQLDGAMDQIPLKDISRFIGASLKVSGSDVSLRPGLSEIIGAIQPEAGLFALEDGAEALATLICVHDGDLAGLFEVATDKAARNKGHGRNLILSALKWARLRGAREAWLQVEAGNVPALALYHSLGFDEVYRYHYRRPPGHE; from the coding sequence ATGCTCGCGATCGTGCGCCGCTACGAGGCGGCCGGCTTTCGTGCCTGGCCGGCAGCCGCCGTCCACTATGACGGCACCTGGGTGGTACGACTGACCGCCGGCCATCCGGCCAAGCGGCTGAACTCGGTTAACCCCCTCGATCCAGGCGACACCCAGCACATTGCCGACCGTATCGGCCGGGCCAGCCGCCGTTTCGATGCCTATGGCCGGCCGCTGACGTTCCGCATGTCGCCGCTGTCGGGCCCGGATCTCGCCAGCCATCTCGACCGCGAGGGCTGGAGCCGGTTCGACGAGTCGCTGGTCATGCGGCTGCCGCTGGCCGACGCGCAACTCGACGGTGCCATGGACCAGATTCCGCTCAAGGACATCAGCCGCTTCATCGGCGCGTCGCTCAAGGTCAGCGGTTCGGATGTTTCGCTGCGGCCGGGCCTGTCGGAGATCATCGGCGCCATCCAGCCCGAGGCCGGACTGTTCGCGCTCGAAGACGGAGCCGAAGCGCTGGCGACGCTGATCTGCGTGCACGACGGCGATCTTGCCGGCCTGTTCGAGGTCGCCACCGACAAGGCGGCGCGCAACAAGGGCCATGGCCGCAACCTGATCCTGTCGGCGCTGAAATGGGCGCGGCTGCGTGGCGCGCGGGAGGCCTGGCTGCAGGTCGAGGCCGGCAATGTGCCGGCGCTGGCGCTCTACCATTCGCTCGGCTTTGACGAAGTCTATCGCTACCACTACCGCCGGCCGCCCGGTCATGAATGA
- a CDS encoding (deoxy)nucleoside triphosphate pyrophosphohydrolase — protein sequence MSDGTTAGKRLLLVAACALVDADGRVLLAQRPEGKQLAGLWEFPGGKVEPGETPEQCIIRELHEEIGIETDIPCLAPLTFASHSYDDFHLLMPLFICRRFRGIAQPREGQALKWVRPKQMRDYPMPPADAPLIPFLIDLL from the coding sequence ATGAGTGACGGGACGACCGCCGGCAAGCGCCTGCTCCTGGTCGCCGCCTGCGCGCTGGTCGATGCCGACGGCCGGGTGCTCTTGGCGCAGCGGCCGGAGGGCAAGCAACTGGCCGGGCTGTGGGAATTTCCCGGCGGCAAGGTCGAACCCGGCGAGACGCCCGAACAATGCATCATTCGCGAGTTGCACGAGGAAATCGGCATCGAAACCGACATTCCATGCCTGGCGCCGCTCACCTTCGCCAGTCATTCCTACGACGATTTCCACCTGCTGATGCCGCTGTTCATCTGCCGCCGTTTCCGCGGCATCGCCCAACCCAGGGAAGGCCAGGCGCTGAAATGGGTGCGGCCAAAGCAGATGCGCGACTATCCGATGCCGCCGGCCGACGCACCGCTGATCCCCTTCCTCATCGATCTTCTTTGA
- a CDS encoding Flp family type IVb pilin: protein MKALLLGFLKDETGATAIEYGLIATLVALGIITGVGQFADSLTWLFSDNNSKLANAFAPTP, encoded by the coding sequence ATGAAAGCACTGCTGCTGGGTTTTCTGAAGGACGAGACCGGCGCGACAGCCATCGAATATGGACTGATCGCGACCTTGGTGGCGCTGGGGATCATCACCGGAGTTGGTCAGTTTGCCGACTCGCTCACTTGGCTGTTCAGCGACAACAACAGCAAGCTTGCGAACGCTTTCGCACCCACACCCTGA
- a CDS encoding methyltransferase domain-containing protein, which produces MQPIMDTSLWLAHKRRALAHPVDGADFLMRRTAEDLADRLGAVERRFGKAAVLFCQTPAAAEMLAESDKVADIVRVEADTAFLTGGGAGLIAPLETVPFEPESLDLVVSLLSLQAMNDIPGMLIQIRRALRPDGLFLGAFAGAGTLFELRESLLAAETELYGGASPRVIPFTDVRDAGALLQRAGLALPVADVETVTVRYASLFNLMADLRAMGETSALTDRSRRPGSRTLFARAAEIYAERFSDPDGRVRASFSIVWMSGWAPDASQQKPLKPGSAKVSLKAILEAPDGR; this is translated from the coding sequence TTGCAGCCGATAATGGATACCTCCCTGTGGCTGGCGCACAAGCGGCGCGCGCTTGCCCATCCGGTTGACGGCGCGGACTTCCTCATGCGCCGTACGGCCGAGGACCTTGCCGACCGGCTGGGTGCTGTCGAGCGTCGGTTCGGGAAGGCGGCGGTGCTGTTTTGCCAGACGCCGGCGGCAGCCGAAATGCTCGCCGAGAGCGACAAGGTCGCCGATATTGTCCGCGTCGAGGCGGACACGGCTTTCCTGACAGGCGGCGGCGCCGGCTTGATCGCACCGCTGGAAACCGTGCCGTTCGAGCCTGAGAGCCTCGATCTGGTGGTCTCGCTTCTGTCGCTGCAGGCGATGAACGACATTCCCGGCATGCTGATCCAGATCCGCCGCGCGTTGCGGCCGGACGGGCTTTTCCTCGGCGCCTTTGCTGGCGCCGGCACGCTTTTCGAGCTACGCGAAAGCCTGCTTGCGGCCGAGACCGAGCTCTACGGCGGCGCCAGCCCACGCGTCATCCCGTTCACCGACGTGCGCGACGCCGGTGCGCTTCTGCAGCGCGCCGGTCTCGCTCTGCCGGTTGCCGACGTGGAGACGGTGACGGTGCGCTATGCCAGCCTGTTCAACCTGATGGCGGATCTGCGGGCCATGGGCGAGACCAGTGCGCTCACCGATCGCAGCCGGCGGCCGGGCTCGCGCACGCTGTTTGCCCGCGCGGCGGAAATCTACGCCGAGCGGTTTTCGGACCCCGACGGCCGCGTGCGGGCAAGTTTCTCGATCGTCTGGATGTCCGGCTGGGCGCCCGACGCATCGCAGCAAAAGCCGCTGAAACCGGGTTCGGCCAAGGTCTCGCTGAAGGCAATCCTGGAGGCGCCCGACGGGCGTTGA
- a CDS encoding ComF family protein, which translates to MADPMPKINPIEISSLARSALGWPARILFPPVCAGCRRHVSQPGVLCGACWPKLRLLERPWCPVMGTPFTHHMGDGFLSAEAIADPPPFERARAAVAYSGVARQMVQGLKYQDRTDLAPWMARWMVRAGADLIAEAEVVVPVPLHWRRFFRRRFNQSAELARAVSALSELPFAPSAVRRVKLTRQQVGLERGEREENVRAAFRVPAEAEIEIAGRRVLLIDDVYTTGATVRSATKALKRGGAAAVDVLTFARVLPGDFRADESATI; encoded by the coding sequence GTGGCCGATCCGATGCCCAAGATCAACCCCATCGAGATCAGCAGCCTGGCCCGATCGGCGCTCGGCTGGCCGGCGCGCATCCTGTTTCCACCGGTTTGCGCCGGCTGCCGGCGGCATGTCTCGCAGCCCGGCGTGCTTTGTGGCGCCTGCTGGCCGAAGCTCAGGCTGCTGGAACGGCCATGGTGCCCGGTGATGGGCACGCCGTTTACCCATCACATGGGCGACGGCTTTCTGTCGGCCGAGGCAATCGCCGATCCGCCGCCTTTCGAGCGGGCGCGGGCGGCCGTCGCCTATTCCGGCGTCGCCCGCCAGATGGTGCAGGGGCTGAAATACCAGGATCGCACGGATCTCGCGCCATGGATGGCGCGCTGGATGGTGCGCGCGGGTGCCGATCTCATCGCCGAGGCGGAAGTGGTGGTGCCGGTGCCGCTGCACTGGCGGCGCTTCTTCAGGCGACGCTTCAACCAGTCGGCGGAACTGGCAAGGGCGGTCTCGGCGCTCAGCGAATTGCCCTTCGCTCCCTCGGCGGTGCGGCGTGTGAAACTCACCCGCCAGCAGGTCGGGCTGGAGCGCGGGGAACGCGAGGAGAATGTGCGGGCCGCCTTCCGAGTGCCCGCCGAGGCGGAAATCGAGATTGCCGGCCGCAGGGTGCTTTTGATCGACGATGTCTACACGACCGGCGCCACCGTGCGTTCCGCCACCAAGGCGCTGAAAAGAGGAGGAGCGGCCGCCGTCGACGTGCTGACCTTTGCCCGTGTGTTGCCGGGGGACTTCCGGGCCGACGAGTCCGCGACTATATAA
- the grxC gene encoding glutaredoxin 3, with protein MTDVTIYTRMMCGYCTAAKRLLERKGVAFTEHDASFSPELRQEMISRAHGRSTFPQIFIGDTHVGGCDELHDLEAEGRLDKLLANGATI; from the coding sequence ATGACCGATGTCACAATCTACACCCGCATGATGTGCGGCTATTGCACGGCAGCCAAGCGGCTGCTCGAACGCAAGGGCGTCGCCTTTACCGAGCACGATGCCTCCTTCTCGCCGGAATTGCGCCAGGAGATGATCTCCCGCGCCCACGGCCGCTCGACCTTTCCGCAGATTTTCATCGGCGATACGCATGTCGGCGGCTGTGACGAACTCCACGACCTGGAGGCCGAAGGCCGGCTGGACAAACTGCTCGCCAACGGCGCGACGATTTAA
- a CDS encoding carbon-nitrogen hydrolase family protein, translating into MTMGVFKAAAIQMRSGESPERNAVDLERLVREAASQGATYIQTPEMTGALIRDKEARAASFTSEDKDIIVSTARKLAKELGVFLHIGSTAILRADGKLANRALLFGPDGATLATYDKIHMFDVDLDNGESWRESAAYEPGTEAVVTDLEGAKLGFAVCYDLRFPQLFRAEALAGADLLSVPAAFTRQTGEAHWHVLLRARAIENGAYVVAAAQGGLHEDGRETYGHSLIVDPWGRIIAEAGHDEPAVIVAEIDPAQSLAARKKIPNLKNARDFAVNAGLGEAPRLRGAAS; encoded by the coding sequence ATGACGATGGGTGTTTTCAAGGCGGCTGCGATCCAGATGCGTTCAGGCGAGAGCCCCGAGCGCAACGCGGTCGATCTCGAACGGCTGGTGCGTGAAGCCGCAAGCCAGGGCGCGACCTACATCCAGACGCCGGAAATGACCGGCGCGCTGATCCGCGACAAGGAAGCGCGCGCCGCCTCCTTCACCTCCGAGGACAAGGACATCATCGTCTCGACCGCGCGCAAGCTGGCCAAGGAACTCGGCGTTTTCCTGCATATCGGCTCGACCGCCATCCTGCGCGCCGACGGCAAGCTCGCCAACCGGGCGCTGCTGTTCGGCCCGGACGGCGCCACGCTCGCCACCTACGACAAGATCCACATGTTCGACGTCGATCTCGACAATGGCGAGAGCTGGCGTGAATCCGCCGCCTATGAACCGGGCACCGAGGCCGTCGTCACCGACCTCGAGGGCGCAAAGCTCGGCTTTGCCGTTTGCTACGATCTGCGCTTTCCGCAACTCTTCCGCGCCGAGGCACTGGCCGGCGCGGATCTGCTTTCGGTGCCGGCGGCCTTCACCCGCCAGACGGGCGAGGCGCACTGGCACGTGTTGCTCAGGGCCCGCGCCATCGAGAACGGCGCCTACGTCGTCGCCGCCGCGCAAGGCGGCTTGCATGAAGATGGCCGCGAAACATACGGTCATTCGCTGATCGTCGATCCGTGGGGCCGTATCATTGCGGAAGCCGGGCATGACGAGCCGGCGGTGATCGTCGCCGAGATCGACCCGGCGCAGTCGCTTGCCGCGCGCAAGAAGATCCCCAACCTCAAAAATGCGCGGGATTTTGCCGTCAATGCCGGCTTGGGCGAGGCGCCGCGTCTCAGGGGTGCAGCCTCTTGA
- a CDS encoding DUF1178 family protein: MIRFALICEHEHEFEGWFRSNDDFDTQKKRGFVDCPSCGSHKVQKALMAPAVSTARKQETIALAMGEAQKQALAQLKAMAEKVRENADYVGDKFAEEARKIHFGESDARGIYGEATLEEAKSLAEDGVEFMPIPVFPDDRN, translated from the coding sequence TTGATCCGCTTTGCCCTGATTTGCGAGCACGAGCACGAATTCGAAGGCTGGTTCCGCAGCAACGACGATTTCGACACCCAGAAGAAGCGCGGCTTTGTCGACTGTCCGAGCTGCGGCTCGCACAAGGTGCAGAAAGCGCTCATGGCACCGGCCGTCTCCACGGCGCGCAAGCAGGAAACGATAGCGCTGGCCATGGGCGAGGCGCAGAAGCAGGCTTTGGCGCAGCTGAAGGCGATGGCCGAGAAGGTGCGCGAGAATGCCGACTATGTCGGCGACAAGTTCGCCGAGGAAGCGCGCAAAATCCATTTCGGGGAAAGCGACGCGCGGGGCATCTATGGCGAGGCGACGCTGGAAGAAGCCAAGAGCCTGGCCGAGGACGGCGTCGAGTTCATGCCGATCCCGGTGTTTCCGGACGACCGCAACTGA
- a CDS encoding MarR family transcriptional regulator translates to MDRAARAIEQWKRERPDLDVSPMAVLGRLNEAASLIARERLAPLFGRYGLQSGEFDVLATLRRSGSPYALTPTALYEATMVTSGAMTNRLDRLEKSGLILRGPHPNDRRGIVVRLTEKGLALIDDAVSAHVANEHEVLAGLTPAEQETLSRLLEKLIGSVS, encoded by the coding sequence TTGGACAGGGCAGCAAGAGCGATCGAGCAATGGAAGCGGGAGCGGCCCGATCTGGATGTCTCGCCGATGGCCGTGCTCGGGCGGCTGAACGAGGCCGCCTCGCTGATCGCTCGCGAGCGCCTGGCGCCGTTGTTTGGCCGCTATGGATTGCAGTCGGGAGAGTTCGATGTGCTGGCGACACTGCGCCGCTCTGGATCACCCTACGCGCTAACGCCGACCGCGCTCTATGAAGCGACGATGGTGACGTCGGGCGCCATGACCAACCGGCTCGACCGGCTCGAAAAATCCGGATTGATCCTGCGCGGGCCGCACCCCAACGATCGGCGCGGCATTGTCGTGAGGCTGACCGAAAAGGGCCTGGCCTTGATCGACGACGCAGTTAGCGCCCATGTCGCCAACGAGCATGAGGTTCTTGCGGGCCTGACACCGGCGGAACAGGAAACGCTCTCTCGGCTGCTTGAGAAACTGATCGGCAGCGTGAGCTAG
- a CDS encoding DMT family transporter: protein MKFLWDSALGLLVVTGGLLGLTLPFGKLATAAGVPAMVWAFVISLGAGGVLLCVLLLRGQRVRLTAHKLRYFFVTAAVSYAVPNLLMFSAIPHLGAGYTGIMFTLSPVITLVFSILLRVRRPNMLGIVGIAVGFVGAVMVAVTRGEAGQPADLFWVVMGLLIPVSLAAGNIYRTVDWPEGTGPIELAVGSHLASAAMLLVGIFLLFGGKAFVPLGGVPLVVVAQVASASAMFAFFFRLQAVGGPVYLSQIGYVAAAVGLFAGTIFLGEHYQLLTWVGAIIITAGVFITTVAQNAEGLSILRFVRTWPQRIF from the coding sequence ATGAAATTTCTCTGGGATTCGGCGCTCGGCCTGCTGGTCGTCACCGGCGGCCTACTCGGCCTGACACTGCCGTTCGGCAAGCTCGCCACGGCTGCCGGCGTGCCGGCCATGGTCTGGGCCTTCGTCATCTCGCTCGGCGCCGGCGGCGTCTTGCTGTGCGTGCTCTTGTTGCGCGGCCAGCGCGTCCGGCTTACCGCGCACAAATTGCGCTACTTTTTCGTCACCGCGGCGGTGTCCTATGCCGTCCCCAATCTCCTGATGTTCTCGGCCATCCCGCATCTGGGCGCCGGCTACACCGGCATCATGTTCACGCTGTCACCTGTCATCACGCTGGTGTTCTCCATCCTGTTGCGTGTCCGGCGGCCCAACATGCTGGGCATTGTCGGCATCGCCGTCGGCTTCGTCGGCGCCGTCATGGTGGCGGTGACGCGCGGCGAGGCCGGCCAGCCGGCCGATCTGTTCTGGGTGGTGATGGGGCTGCTCATTCCGGTCAGTCTTGCCGCCGGCAACATCTATCGCACGGTCGACTGGCCGGAAGGCACCGGCCCGATCGAGCTTGCCGTCGGCAGCCATCTGGCGTCAGCGGCGATGCTGCTTGTCGGCATTTTTCTCCTGTTCGGCGGCAAGGCTTTCGTGCCGCTCGGCGGCGTGCCGCTGGTCGTCGTCGCGCAGGTCGCGTCGGCGTCGGCGATGTTCGCCTTTTTCTTCAGGCTGCAGGCGGTTGGTGGTCCGGTCTATCTCAGCCAGATCGGCTATGTGGCGGCGGCCGTCGGCCTGTTTGCCGGCACCATCTTCCTCGGCGAGCACTATCAGTTGCTGACCTGGGTCGGCGCTATCATCATCACCGCCGGCGTGTTCATCACCACCGTGGCGCAAAACGCAGAAGGGCTGAGCATCCTCCGGTTCGTCAGGACTTGGCCTCAAAGGATTTTCTAA
- a CDS encoding MmcQ/YjbR family DNA-binding protein: MNLPEAVEKSHFGKPDYRVRNRIFMSLPDDGRAVVKFGRDQQEMMTAAEPSVFVPVPGGWGRQGWTSIMLDACDEQTFRSAIVAAWRNVAPASLRKSFEAKS; encoded by the coding sequence CTGAACCTCCCGGAAGCGGTGGAGAAGTCGCATTTCGGCAAGCCGGACTATCGGGTGCGCAATCGCATCTTCATGTCGTTGCCCGACGATGGCCGCGCCGTTGTCAAGTTTGGCCGCGATCAGCAGGAAATGATGACCGCTGCCGAGCCTTCGGTGTTCGTGCCCGTGCCGGGCGGCTGGGGACGGCAGGGCTGGACGTCGATCATGCTTGACGCGTGCGACGAGCAGACATTCCGCAGCGCGATCGTTGCCGCCTGGCGCAATGTCGCTCCTGCGAGCCTTAGAAAATCCTTTGAGGCCAAGTCCTGA
- a CDS encoding winged helix DNA-binding protein: MNDRRKPSETQAKLLDRGWHLARTPLEIDVAEVEYALMRSYEAFGHWQAECLATVIEFSASGPENALLHIIRMNDRPKSIRDLAQMTNRDDIPNIQYSLRKLLKSGLVKRTGSGRAGVTYEVTPLGYRVTERYADIRSVLLIEAVTRVPEMAAKLEEAARTLELMTGIYEQAARAAATHRRRHPRPEPGGDGNSGAD, translated from the coding sequence ATGAACGACCGGCGCAAACCTTCGGAAACGCAAGCCAAGCTGCTGGATCGCGGCTGGCATCTGGCGCGGACGCCGCTCGAAATCGATGTCGCCGAAGTCGAATATGCGCTGATGCGCTCTTATGAGGCGTTCGGCCACTGGCAAGCCGAATGCCTGGCAACGGTGATCGAGTTTTCCGCCAGCGGGCCGGAAAACGCGCTGCTCCACATCATCAGGATGAACGACCGGCCAAAGAGCATCCGCGACCTGGCGCAGATGACCAACCGCGACGACATCCCCAACATCCAGTACAGCCTGCGCAAATTGCTCAAGAGCGGGCTGGTCAAGCGGACCGGAAGCGGCAGGGCCGGCGTCACCTACGAAGTCACGCCGCTCGGCTATCGCGTGACCGAACGCTATGCCGACATCCGTTCCGTCCTGCTCATCGAAGCGGTGACGCGCGTTCCGGAGATGGCGGCCAAGCTCGAGGAAGCGGCGCGCACGCTCGAGCTGATGACTGGCATCTATGAACAGGCGGCCCGCGCCGCGGCCACCCACCGCCGCCGGCACCCAAGGCCGGAACCCGGCGGTGACGGCAACAGCGGCGCCGACTGA